The following are from one region of the Oncorhynchus masou masou isolate Uvic2021 chromosome 24, UVic_Omas_1.1, whole genome shotgun sequence genome:
- the LOC135511355 gene encoding keratin-associated protein 4-6-like, whose protein sequence is MHETTILQSVCQPACLSSICRPACLSSMCRPACLSSMCRPACLSSMCRPACLSSMCRPACLSSMCRPACLSSMCRPACLSSMCRPACLSSMCRPACLSSMCRPACLSSMCRPACLSSMCRPACLSSMCRPACLSSMCRPACLSSMCRPACLSSMCRPAGLSSMCRPAGLSSMCRPAGLSSMCRPAGLSSMCRPACLSSMCRPAGLSSMCRPACLSSMCRPACLSSMCRPACLSSMCRPACLSSMCRPACLSSMCRPACLSSMCRPACLSSMCRPACLSSVPARLPLLYVPARRLLSLIQCAGRQCLQRVFIPIDFKPEFHID, encoded by the coding sequence ATGCATGAGACCACAATCCTCCAGTCAGTTTGCCAGCCCGCCTGCCTCTCCTCTATATGCCGGCccgcctgtctctcctccatgtgCCGGCCCGCCTGCCTCTCCTCCATGTGCCGGCCCGCCTGCCTCTCCTCTATGTGCCGGCCCGCCTGCCTCTCCTCTATGTGCCGGCCCGCCTGCCTCTCCTCTATGTGCCGGCCCGCCTGCCTCTCCTCTATGTGCCGGCCCGCCTGCCTCTCCTCTATGTGCCGGCCCGCCTGCCTCTCCTCTATGTGCCGGCCCGCCTGCCTCTCCTCTATGTGCCGGCCCGCCTGCCTCTCCTCTATGTGCCGGCCCGCCTGCCTCTCCTCTATGTGCCGGCCCGCCTGCCTCTCCTCTATGTGCCGGCCCGCCTGCCTCTCCTCTATGTGCCGGCCCGCCTGCCTCTCCTCTATGTGCCGGCCCGCCTGCCTCTCCTCTATGTGCCGGCCCGCCGGCCTCTCCTCTATGTGCCGGCCCGCCGGCCTCTCCTCTATGTGCCGGCCCGCCGGCCTCTCCTCTATGTGCCGGCCCGCCGGCCTCTCCTCTATGTGCCGGCCCGCCTGCCTCTCCTCTATGTGCCGGCCCGCCGGCCTCTCCTCTATGTGCCGGCCCGCCTGCCTCTCCTCTATGTGCCGGCCCGCCTGCCTCTCCTCTATGTGCCGGCCCGCCTGCCTCTCCTCTATGTGCCGGCCCGCCTGCCTCTCCTCTATGTGCCGGCCCGCCTGCCTCTCCTCTATGTGCCGGCCCGCCTGCCTCTCCTCTATGTGCCGGCCCGCCTGCCTCTCCTCTATGTGCCGGCCCGCCTGCCTCTCCTCTGTGCCGGCCCGCCTGCCTCTTCTCTATGTGCCAGCCCGTcggcttctctctctcattcaatgtGCAGGCCGACAGtgccttcagagagtattcatacccattgacttCAAGCCAGAATTCCATATTGATTAA
- the LOC135511924 gene encoding cdc42 effector protein 4-like, with protein MPILKQLTSNQSKRRSRADLTAEMISAPLGDFRHTMHVGRGGDAFGDTSFLSTRSGEPPKEQVPEVQQSSPIPKPGLLSRTFRSSKRSQSVNRGDMYKNNSLAPPGGSPNFVKNAISLPYLNDEDMVRMGGGQQMPKSVSSSPLKNLPEVDGISKPVNGAAAMAMLDLEFDERNFGELTDLPPSHPRGGGMKHAESIMSFHIDLGPSMLGDILSVMEKKGWEEDDLGYEEGKGSEGRGSPPFSPPTTEDEIEDQVNLQAPVRPPRTYPQKVMADPLYTPRRNYHPHSHLDSCSVSSSGSAALEEKPLHHLQEGDTDSAKYSSRGAGGEDDKDFSFMDEDDDEIRV; from the coding sequence ATGCCTATTCTCAAGCAGCTAACCTCAAACCAGTCCAAGCGTCGCTCCCGGGCCGACCTGACGGCGGAGATGATCAGCGCCCCTCTGGGGGACTTCAGACACACCATGCATGTGGGTCGTGGCGGGGACGCCTTCGGGGACACCTCTTTCCTAAGTACCCGGTCTGGGGAGCCCCCTAAAGAACAAGTTCCAGAGGTCCAGCAGAGCTCCCCTATACCCAAACCAGGCCTGCTGTCCCGAACCTTCAGGAGCAGCAAGCGCTCCCAGTCGGTGAACCGCGGTGACATGTACAAGAACAACTCGTTGGCGCCCCCCGGTGGCTCGCCAAACTTTGTGAAGAATGCCATCTCCCTGCCCTACCTCAATGACGAGGACATGGTCAGGATGGGCGGTGGTCAGCAGATGCCCAAGAGCGTCTCCTCCAGCCCTCTGAAGAATCTGCCCGAGGTCGATGGAATCAGCAAACCAGTCAACGGTGCCGCGGCCATGGCGATGCTGGATCTGGAGTTTGACGAGCGTAACTTTGGAGAACTGACTGACCTGCCCCCATCACATCCTCGGGGTGGCGGGATGAAGCACGCGGAGTCCATCATGTCATTCCACATTGACCTAGGACCCTCCATGCTGGGGGACATCCTCAGTGTCATGGAAAAGAAGGGCTGGGAGGAAGACGACCTAGGGTACGAGGAGGGGAAGGGCAGTGAGGGTCGCGGGTCACCCCCCTTTAGCCCTCCCACCACGGAGGATGAGATTGAGGACCAGGTGAATCTACAGGCTCCAGTCAGGCCCCCACGCACCTATCCTCAGAAGGTCATGGCCgaccccctctacacccctcgcAGGAACTACCACCCCcacagccacctggacagctgctCCGTGTCCTCCTCCGGCTCTGCCGCTCTTGAGGAGAAACCACTCCACCACCTGCAGGAGGGGGACACGGACAGCGCCAAGTACAGCTCTCGGGGGGCTGGAGGGGAGGACGATAAAGACTTCTCCTTCATGGACGAGGATGATGATGAGATCAGGGTGTAA